The following are encoded together in the Xanthobacter autotrophicus Py2 genome:
- a CDS encoding protein of unknown function UPF0061 (PFAM: protein of unknown function UPF0061~KEGG: bja:bll4142 hypothetical protein) produces MSAPFPFDNSYARDLPGFYAPATPTPVTAPGLVKVNAPLAEELGLDPEALATPHAVEMFAGQHVPEGADPIALAYAGHQFGQFTPQLGDGRAILLGEVVDRAGRRRDIQLKGSGPTPFSRRGDGRAALGPVLREYIVSEAMAALGIPTTRALAAVTTGEPVLRDRPLPGAVLARVAASHIRIGTFQFFAARKATDAVRQLADYTIARHYPELAGTPEPYLALLNGVIGRQAALVARWLLVGFIHGVMNTDNMSVSGETIDYGPCAFMDAYDPETVFSSIDQMGRYAYGNQPDIAHWNLARLAECLIPLLGEDKEAAVAAANGALKEFPARFRAAYHSGLVAKIGLAGPDGEASEEDTTLALELLSVMAESKADFTLTFRRLGALAADPEAGGPVRDLFLDRDAFDAWTTRWRERLAATGRDGAATRAAMDRVNPLFIPRNHLVEQVIASATEGDFAPFETLNTVLAHPFEEQPAFAAYAGLPPSMEGYQTFCGT; encoded by the coding sequence ATGTCCGCCCCTTTCCCCTTCGACAATTCCTACGCCCGCGACCTGCCGGGCTTCTATGCCCCCGCTACGCCCACCCCGGTGACCGCGCCCGGCCTCGTGAAGGTCAACGCCCCCCTCGCGGAGGAACTGGGCCTCGACCCCGAAGCGCTGGCTACCCCTCACGCGGTGGAGATGTTCGCCGGCCAGCACGTGCCGGAAGGCGCCGACCCCATCGCGCTGGCTTATGCCGGGCACCAGTTCGGCCAGTTCACGCCCCAGCTCGGCGACGGGCGGGCGATCCTTTTGGGCGAGGTGGTGGACCGCGCCGGCCGGCGCCGCGACATCCAGCTGAAGGGCTCCGGCCCCACCCCCTTCTCCCGCCGCGGCGACGGGCGGGCGGCGCTGGGTCCGGTGCTGCGCGAATATATTGTGAGCGAGGCCATGGCGGCGCTGGGCATCCCCACCACGCGGGCGCTGGCAGCAGTGACCACCGGCGAGCCGGTGCTGCGCGACCGCCCGCTGCCGGGCGCCGTGCTGGCGCGGGTGGCGGCGAGCCATATCCGCATCGGCACCTTCCAGTTCTTCGCCGCCCGCAAGGCCACCGACGCGGTGCGCCAGCTGGCCGACTACACCATCGCCAGGCATTATCCCGAGCTGGCCGGCACCCCCGAACCCTATCTGGCGCTGCTGAACGGCGTCATCGGCCGGCAGGCGGCGCTGGTGGCGCGCTGGCTTCTGGTGGGCTTCATCCACGGGGTGATGAACACGGACAACATGTCGGTCTCCGGCGAGACCATCGATTACGGCCCTTGCGCCTTCATGGACGCCTACGATCCGGAAACGGTGTTCTCCTCCATCGACCAGATGGGCCGCTACGCCTATGGCAACCAGCCGGACATCGCCCACTGGAACCTGGCCCGCCTCGCCGAATGCCTGATCCCGCTGCTGGGCGAGGACAAGGAGGCCGCCGTCGCCGCGGCCAACGGCGCCTTGAAGGAGTTCCCGGCGCGCTTCAGGGCGGCGTACCATTCCGGCCTCGTCGCCAAGATCGGCCTTGCGGGGCCGGACGGGGAAGCGAGCGAGGAGGACACCACCCTCGCCCTTGAGCTGCTGTCGGTGATGGCCGAGTCCAAGGCCGACTTCACCCTCACCTTCCGCCGGCTCGGGGCCCTCGCCGCCGACCCGGAGGCCGGGGGGCCAGTGCGCGACCTGTTCCTCGACCGGGACGCCTTCGACGCCTGGACCACCCGCTGGCGCGAGCGCCTCGCCGCCACCGGGCGCGACGGCGCGGCGACCCGCGCGGCCATGGACCGCGTCAATCCCCTCTTCATCCCGCGCAACCATCTGGTGGAACAGGTGATCGCGTCGGCGACGGAGGGCGATTTCGCGCCGTTCGAGACGCTGAACACGGTGCTGGCACACCCCTTCGAGGAGCAGCCGGCGTTTGCCGCCTATGCCGGCCTGCCACCGTCCATGGAAGGCTACCAGACCTTCTGCGGGACGTGA
- a CDS encoding transcriptional regulator, LysR family (PFAM: regulatory protein LysR; LysR substrate-binding~KEGG: transcriptional regulator, LysR family), giving the protein MIRNLDLDLLRSFAAVADLGSISAAARKVGRSQSAVSLQMDRLAESLGFQVLERRGRAVSPTPRGGAFLEDARRLLDLNDRVLTQHVHGAFAQPLRLGFVQDVGEDVMKRILYRLAASFPQAPITVRVCTTVTMLDKLKAEDLDIAVGLRNESDLPTTLLLREPMVWIAARHLRLDREAPVPLVLFENPCICRSAAISALNAAGRAFRIAFTSPSLPGLMAAVGAGIGVTVRSPRALRPDLAVVADLDRASLPDMEFVLYGRPGSRPPALAKVEEILLEELRREHPLYAVA; this is encoded by the coding sequence ATGATCCGCAACCTCGATCTCGATCTCCTGCGCAGCTTCGCGGCGGTGGCCGATCTGGGCTCCATCTCGGCGGCCGCGCGCAAGGTGGGGCGCAGCCAGTCGGCCGTGAGCCTGCAGATGGACCGGCTGGCTGAATCCCTCGGCTTCCAGGTGCTGGAACGGCGCGGCCGTGCGGTCTCCCCCACCCCGCGCGGCGGCGCCTTCCTGGAGGATGCCCGCCGTCTCCTCGACCTTAACGACCGGGTGCTCACCCAGCACGTCCACGGCGCCTTCGCCCAGCCGCTACGGCTCGGCTTCGTGCAGGACGTGGGCGAAGACGTGATGAAGCGCATCCTCTATCGCCTCGCGGCCAGCTTTCCCCAGGCCCCCATCACGGTGCGCGTGTGCACCACCGTCACCATGCTGGACAAGCTGAAAGCGGAGGACCTCGACATCGCGGTGGGCCTGCGCAACGAGAGCGACCTGCCCACCACCCTGCTGCTGCGCGAACCCATGGTGTGGATCGCCGCCCGCCACCTGCGCCTCGACCGGGAGGCCCCGGTGCCGCTGGTGCTGTTCGAGAACCCCTGCATCTGCCGCAGCGCCGCCATCTCGGCGCTCAATGCGGCGGGCCGGGCCTTCCGCATCGCCTTCACCAGCCCCAGCCTGCCAGGGCTGATGGCGGCGGTGGGCGCGGGCATCGGCGTCACCGTGCGCTCGCCGCGCGCGCTGAGGCCCGACCTCGCGGTGGTGGCCGACCTCGACCGCGCCAGCCTGCCGGACATGGAGTTCGTGCTCTATGGCCGCCCCGGCAGCCGCCCGCCGGCCCTCGCCAAGGTGGAGGAGATCCTGCTGGAGGAGCTGCGCCGCGAGCATCCGCTCTACGCCGTGGCGTGA
- a CDS encoding 4-oxalocrotonate tautomerase (PFAM: 4-oxalocrotonate tautomerase~KEGG: sme:SMc04314 hypothetical protein) codes for MPLLDVKLSGTPDAALAATVAATLSDLTARILHKDPKVTAVAISFVPREQWFVGGASLAAKTASSFALDIQVVDGTNTKDEKAAYLEAVFAAMGALLPDLDPESYILVREVKADAYGYGGRTQESRYVEKKLKAA; via the coding sequence ATGCCCCTTCTTGATGTGAAGCTGTCCGGCACGCCGGATGCCGCGCTCGCCGCCACGGTCGCGGCCACCCTGTCCGATCTCACCGCCCGCATCCTGCACAAGGACCCGAAGGTGACGGCGGTCGCGATTTCCTTCGTGCCGCGGGAGCAGTGGTTCGTGGGCGGCGCGTCGCTGGCGGCGAAGACGGCCTCGTCCTTCGCCCTCGACATCCAGGTGGTGGACGGCACCAACACCAAGGACGAGAAGGCGGCCTATCTGGAAGCCGTGTTCGCCGCCATGGGCGCCCTGCTGCCGGACCTCGATCCGGAGAGCTACATCCTGGTGCGCGAGGTGAAGGCCGACGCCTACGGCTACGGCGGGCGCACCCAGGAAAGCCGCTATGTGGAGAAGAAGCTGAAGGCGGCGTGA
- a CDS encoding DSBA oxidoreductase (PFAM: DSBA oxidoreductase~KEGG: atc:AGR_C_1464 hypothetical protein), translated as MLERHGFHRRGALSRSYPCFALNSFGDMAHPAPARAGPPDPTPDLSEMSMILDRRRFLAGAGLAALAAGLGLGLTVPFEPAAAQTVEQAKLMAPAASPLPEKAIGSATAPVTVVEYASATCSHCAAFHTTTFPELKTKYIDTGKVRFIFREFPFEPVATAAFMLARCMPDDKYFPMVSTLFETQKAWAYSQDPAAGLLAVAKQAGMSQADFEKCLTDQTLGEKVQESALYANKELGVNATPTFFINGKKISGALGIAEWDKELAPLLAGK; from the coding sequence ATGTTAGAGCGCCATGGATTCCACCGGCGGGGTGCCCTGTCCCGCTCCTACCCGTGCTTTGCGCTCAATAGCTTCGGCGATATGGCGCATCCGGCTCCCGCCCGCGCGGGACCGCCGGATCCGACGCCGGACCTTTCGGAGATGTCCATGATTCTCGATCGCCGCCGCTTCCTGGCCGGAGCCGGACTTGCCGCCCTCGCCGCCGGCCTGGGCCTCGGCCTCACCGTGCCGTTCGAGCCGGCCGCCGCGCAGACCGTCGAGCAGGCCAAGCTCATGGCCCCCGCCGCGAGCCCCCTGCCGGAGAAGGCGATCGGCAGCGCCACGGCGCCGGTGACGGTGGTGGAATACGCCTCGGCGACCTGCAGCCACTGCGCCGCCTTCCACACCACCACCTTCCCGGAGCTGAAGACGAAGTATATCGACACCGGCAAGGTGCGCTTCATCTTCCGCGAATTCCCGTTCGAGCCGGTGGCCACCGCCGCTTTCATGCTGGCCCGCTGCATGCCGGACGACAAATATTTCCCCATGGTCTCGACCCTGTTCGAGACGCAGAAGGCCTGGGCCTACAGCCAGGACCCGGCGGCCGGTCTTCTGGCCGTAGCCAAGCAGGCGGGCATGAGCCAGGCCGATTTTGAGAAGTGCCTCACCGACCAGACCCTGGGCGAAAAGGTGCAGGAAAGCGCCCTCTACGCCAACAAGGAGCTGGGCGTGAACGCGACCCCCACCTTCTTCATCAACGGCAAGAAGATCTCCGGCGCCCTCGGCATCGCCGAGTGGGACAAGGAGCTTGCCCCGCTGCTCGCCGGCAAGTGA
- a CDS encoding protein of unknown function DUF1159 (PFAM: protein of unknown function DUF1159~KEGG: rpe:RPE_4435 protein of unknown function DUF1159), whose translation MAAPAPQDKGCRALFPIQRRPVSNPPRMLRRQSGPRPLADFVAPSISDLCGKAGFSVVEVVTHWDEIVGPDLAPRCMPVRLQWPKEDGAAATLVVRVEGAYAIELQYAAGVVVERINAYFGWRCVGRLALRQGPVPQRHARQLPPPKPEPATIAAVRGEIGAFEDEALAASLARLGALVRRERGHG comes from the coding sequence GTGGCCGCGCCGGCGCCGCAGGACAAGGGGTGCCGCGCCCTCTTCCCCATTCAGAGACGCCCCGTGTCGAACCCGCCCCGCATGCTCCGCCGCCAGTCCGGCCCCCGGCCGCTCGCCGACTTCGTCGCGCCGAGCATCTCGGACCTGTGCGGCAAGGCGGGCTTCTCGGTGGTGGAGGTGGTGACCCACTGGGACGAGATCGTGGGGCCGGACCTTGCCCCGCGCTGCATGCCCGTACGCCTGCAATGGCCCAAGGAGGACGGCGCCGCCGCAACCCTCGTGGTGCGGGTGGAAGGGGCCTATGCCATCGAGCTGCAATATGCGGCCGGCGTGGTGGTGGAGCGCATCAATGCCTATTTCGGCTGGCGCTGCGTGGGGCGCCTCGCCTTGCGCCAGGGGCCGGTGCCCCAGCGCCACGCCCGCCAGCTTCCGCCGCCCAAGCCCGAGCCGGCGACCATCGCCGCCGTGCGCGGGGAAATTGGCGCCTTCGAGGACGAGGCGCTGGCCGCCTCCCTCGCCCGCCTCGGTGCGCTGGTGCGGCGCGAGCGCGGGCACGGCTGA
- a CDS encoding A/G-specific adenine glycosylase (TIGRFAM: A/G-specific adenine glycosylase~PFAM: helix-hairpin-helix motif; HhH-GPD family protein~KEGG: rpa:RPA4485 adenine glycosylase mutY), with amino-acid sequence MPSAPGGPDPAALLAWYDRHRRRLPWRAEPGRRADPYHVFLSEIMLQQTTVKAVGPYFGAFLARWPSVSHLADAPLEEVLSAWAGLGYYARARNLHACARAVVDRHGGAFPDAEAALLDLPGIGPYTAAAIAAIAFDRPASPVDGNIERVISRLYAIGEPLPGAKPAIKARAAALTPPDRPGDFAQAMMDLGATICTPKSPACSLCPWMEPCAARAEGDAARYPVKAPKGDKPRREGTAFLAVRADGAVLLRTRPDKGLLAKMTEVPSTPWDSRAGAKAPARAEDHAPFPTRWRAVPGVVEHVFTHFALTLKVLRADLPAATPAPEGHRWVRPEGFGREALPSLMRKVLAHGGIE; translated from the coding sequence GTGCCATCGGCCCCCGGCGGACCCGATCCTGCCGCGCTGCTCGCCTGGTACGACCGTCACCGCCGCCGCCTGCCCTGGCGGGCCGAGCCGGGGCGGCGGGCCGATCCCTACCATGTGTTCCTCTCCGAGATCATGTTGCAGCAGACCACGGTGAAGGCGGTGGGGCCGTATTTCGGGGCCTTCCTGGCCCGCTGGCCCAGCGTGTCGCATCTCGCCGACGCGCCGCTGGAGGAGGTGCTCTCCGCCTGGGCGGGGCTCGGCTATTACGCCCGCGCCCGCAATCTGCACGCCTGCGCCAGGGCGGTGGTGGACCGCCACGGCGGAGCGTTTCCGGATGCCGAGGCGGCGCTGCTGGATCTTCCCGGCATTGGCCCCTACACGGCCGCCGCCATCGCCGCCATCGCCTTCGACCGGCCGGCAAGCCCGGTGGACGGCAATATCGAGCGCGTCATCTCCCGCCTCTATGCCATCGGCGAGCCGTTGCCGGGGGCGAAACCCGCCATCAAGGCCCGAGCCGCCGCGCTGACGCCGCCGGATCGGCCAGGGGATTTCGCCCAGGCCATGATGGATCTCGGCGCCACCATCTGCACGCCGAAATCCCCCGCCTGCTCGCTCTGCCCCTGGATGGAGCCGTGCGCGGCGCGGGCCGAGGGCGATGCCGCCCGCTATCCGGTGAAGGCGCCCAAGGGCGACAAGCCCCGGCGCGAGGGCACCGCCTTCCTCGCCGTGCGGGCGGATGGCGCGGTGCTGCTGCGCACCCGGCCGGACAAGGGCCTTCTGGCGAAGATGACGGAAGTGCCCTCCACCCCCTGGGACAGCCGGGCGGGGGCGAAGGCGCCGGCGCGCGCCGAGGATCACGCCCCCTTCCCGACCCGCTGGCGCGCTGTGCCGGGGGTGGTGGAGCACGTCTTCACCCATTTTGCGCTGACGCTGAAGGTGCTCCGCGCCGACCTGCCCGCTGCCACGCCGGCCCCGGAGGGCCATCGCTGGGTGCGGCCGGAGGGCTTCGGGCGGGAGGCGCTGCCCTCGCTCATGCGCAAGGTGCTGGCCCACGGGGGGATCGAGTAG
- a CDS encoding DNA methylase N-4/N-6 domain protein (PFAM: DNA methylase N-4/N-6 domain protein~KEGG: rpb:RPB_1073 DNA methylase N-4/N-6), with translation MPAAAPRAARAMSSAKRMREAAGAAPGDLPLDQILLGDSIQMMAGLPAGSVDLVFADPPYNLQLGGELKRPDESLVDAVDDDWDRFDSFATYDAFTRAWLLAARRALKPNGTLFVIGSYHNIFRVGAMMQDLGFWILNDIVWRKANPMPNFRGRRFTNAHETLIWAARSADAKYTFNYEALKAGNEDVQVRSDWLFPLCTGQERLKDGAGKKLHPTQKPEALLARVLLSATKPGDVVLDPFFGSGTTGAVAKRLRRSFIGIEREEAYAQAARARIDAVEPLPEDALVAPPSAREAPRVAFSVLVERGLVTPGAELTDAKGRFRAVVRADGTLALAGGQNVGSIHRVGALAQGAEACNGWTFWHVEEQGRRHPIDTLRARLRAEMGIAAE, from the coding sequence GTGCCCGCGGCGGCACCCCGTGCCGCGCGCGCCATGTCTTCGGCGAAGCGGATGCGGGAGGCGGCCGGCGCCGCGCCGGGCGACCTGCCCCTCGACCAGATCCTCCTCGGCGACAGCATCCAGATGATGGCCGGCCTGCCCGCCGGCAGCGTGGACCTCGTGTTCGCCGATCCGCCCTACAATCTCCAGCTCGGCGGTGAGCTGAAGCGGCCCGACGAGAGCCTCGTCGATGCCGTGGACGACGACTGGGACCGCTTCGACAGCTTCGCCACCTATGATGCCTTCACCCGCGCCTGGCTTCTGGCCGCGCGGCGGGCGCTGAAGCCCAACGGCACGCTGTTCGTCATCGGTTCCTATCACAACATCTTCCGCGTCGGCGCCATGATGCAGGATCTGGGCTTCTGGATCCTCAACGACATCGTGTGGCGCAAGGCCAACCCCATGCCCAACTTCCGGGGCAGGCGCTTCACCAATGCCCACGAGACCCTGATCTGGGCCGCCCGCAGCGCGGATGCCAAATACACCTTCAATTACGAGGCGCTGAAAGCCGGCAACGAAGACGTGCAGGTGCGCTCGGACTGGCTGTTTCCCCTCTGCACCGGCCAGGAGCGGCTGAAGGACGGGGCGGGAAAGAAGCTGCACCCCACCCAGAAGCCCGAGGCCCTGCTCGCCCGCGTCCTGCTCTCGGCGACGAAGCCCGGCGACGTGGTGCTCGACCCCTTCTTCGGCTCCGGCACCACCGGCGCTGTGGCGAAGCGCCTGCGCCGCTCCTTCATCGGCATCGAGCGGGAGGAGGCCTATGCGCAGGCCGCGCGCGCCCGCATCGACGCGGTGGAGCCGCTGCCGGAAGATGCCCTCGTGGCCCCGCCCAGCGCGCGGGAAGCCCCGCGCGTCGCCTTCTCGGTGCTGGTGGAGCGCGGGCTGGTGACGCCCGGCGCCGAGCTGACCGACGCCAAGGGCCGCTTCCGCGCCGTGGTGCGGGCCGATGGCACATTGGCACTGGCCGGCGGGCAGAATGTGGGCTCCATCCACCGCGTCGGCGCGCTGGCGCAGGGGGCGGAAGCCTGCAACGGCTGGACCTTCTGGCACGTGGAAGAACAGGGCCGCCGCCATCCCATCGACACCCTGCGCGCTCGCCTCAGGGCCGAGATGGGCATCGCGGCGGAATAG
- a CDS encoding Rieske (2Fe-2S) domain protein (PFAM: Rieske [2Fe-2S] domain protein~KEGG: bra:BRADO3452 conserved hypothetical protein; putative Rieske [2Fe-2S] domain), giving the protein MSELFAVCATYEVDDGDARGFVLARLDENGAVKRWPILIARQSKNYYGYENACPHEGTRLDLVPGEFLDREGNFLTCGRHGAKFDFDTGHCFIGPCQGKALTPIKLVIDDGDVCLVDVELAEEDGLDIEDPNEVPEVLITGD; this is encoded by the coding sequence ATGAGTGAGCTTTTCGCCGTATGTGCCACCTATGAGGTCGATGACGGCGACGCGCGCGGCTTCGTGCTGGCGCGGCTGGACGAGAATGGCGCCGTCAAGAGGTGGCCCATCCTCATCGCCCGCCAGTCCAAGAATTATTACGGCTACGAGAATGCCTGCCCCCACGAGGGCACGCGCCTGGACCTGGTGCCGGGGGAGTTTCTCGACCGGGAGGGCAACTTCCTCACGTGCGGCCGGCACGGGGCGAAGTTTGATTTCGACACCGGCCATTGCTTCATCGGCCCCTGCCAGGGCAAGGCGCTGACGCCCATCAAGCTCGTCATCGACGATGGCGACGTGTGCCTGGTGGATGTCGAGCTGGCCGAAGAAGACGGACTAGACATTGAGGACCCCAACGAGGTCCCCGAGGTCCTGATCACGGGCGATTGA
- a CDS encoding conserved hypothetical protein (KEGG: pna:Pnap_1785 hypothetical protein), translated as MTAIADTPFAKLETEGRLLKPSLNADTHVAGRFGFRGEISYDGPETLLKEVFAVSEDGQPAIGFLAGSIAEFESLPKLVETFGSAFNADGKYLIYIADLPQGNRLSIQFGDVKIFAIFIDGTSVYNELIDTFYVDKIKLKKYDTAAKLDALADVGLKYSSPSDYKEVSYEDGLAIKNAA; from the coding sequence ATGACTGCCATTGCAGATACGCCGTTTGCCAAGCTCGAAACCGAGGGGCGGCTGCTGAAGCCCAGCCTGAATGCCGACACCCACGTGGCCGGCCGCTTCGGCTTTCGCGGCGAAATCTCCTATGACGGCCCGGAGACCCTCCTGAAGGAGGTCTTCGCCGTGTCCGAAGACGGCCAGCCGGCCATCGGCTTCCTCGCCGGCTCCATCGCCGAGTTCGAATCCCTGCCCAAGCTGGTCGAGACCTTCGGCTCGGCCTTCAATGCCGATGGCAAGTATCTGATCTATATTGCGGACCTGCCCCAGGGCAATCGCCTGTCGATCCAGTTCGGCGATGTGAAGATCTTCGCCATCTTCATCGATGGAACGTCGGTCTATAACGAGCTGATCGACACGTTCTACGTGGATAAGATCAAGTTGAAGAAGTACGATACCGCCGCCAAGCTCGACGCGCTGGCCGATGTGGGCCTGAAGTATTCCTCGCCTTCCGACTACAAGGAAGTGTCCTACGAAGACGGTCTGGCCATCAAGAACGCGGCCTGA
- a CDS encoding 6-phosphogluconate dehydrogenase NAD-binding (PFAM: 6-phosphogluconate dehydrogenase NAD-binding~KEGG: acr:Acry_2433 6-phosphogluconate dehydrogenase, NAD-binding), with protein MTEDTTKARVGFIGVGLMGHGMAKNILARGFPLAVLGHRNRAPVEDLVGRGATEVKSAAELAQVSDIIVLCVTGAPQVEAVLRGENGILSTARSGLHIIDTSTSEPTLTMALAAELEARGIFFCDSPLGGTPVQADEGTLSAMVGAHDAAFAVIEPVVAAYANRIVRVGAPGAGHTMKLLNNFLSLGYGAIYAEALALAAKAGVTPQVFDAVIRGGRMDCGFYRTFMGYALDGDVNAHRFTITNAHKDMRYVTNLATNTGAAAFISATVKNLYATAEGLGNGEKNVPLLVDVVAQMNGVKKS; from the coding sequence ATGACCGAGGATACGACCAAGGCGCGGGTGGGCTTCATCGGCGTGGGCCTGATGGGGCACGGGATGGCGAAGAACATCCTCGCCAGGGGTTTTCCGCTTGCAGTGCTGGGCCATCGCAACCGGGCGCCGGTGGAAGACCTCGTCGGGCGCGGCGCCACCGAGGTGAAGTCCGCCGCCGAGCTGGCGCAGGTGAGCGACATCATCGTCCTGTGCGTCACCGGCGCGCCGCAGGTGGAAGCGGTGCTGCGCGGGGAAAACGGCATCCTCTCCACCGCGAGGTCCGGCCTCCATATCATCGATACCTCCACCTCCGAGCCCACCCTCACCATGGCGCTGGCGGCGGAGCTGGAGGCGCGCGGCATCTTCTTCTGCGATTCGCCCCTCGGCGGCACGCCGGTGCAGGCGGACGAAGGCACGCTCTCGGCCATGGTGGGTGCCCACGACGCCGCCTTCGCGGTGATCGAGCCGGTGGTGGCGGCCTATGCAAACCGCATCGTGCGGGTGGGCGCGCCGGGGGCGGGGCACACCATGAAGCTGCTCAACAACTTCCTGTCGCTGGGCTATGGCGCCATCTATGCGGAAGCGCTGGCGCTGGCCGCCAAGGCGGGGGTGACGCCGCAGGTGTTCGACGCGGTGATCCGCGGCGGGCGCATGGATTGCGGCTTCTACCGCACCTTCATGGGCTATGCGCTGGACGGCGACGTGAACGCCCACCGCTTCACCATCACCAACGCGCACAAAGACATGCGCTATGTGACCAACCTCGCCACCAACACCGGCGCGGCGGCCTTCATCAGCGCCACGGTGAAAAACCTCTACGCCACCGCCGAGGGGCTGGGGAACGGCGAGAAGAACGTGCCGCTGCTGGTGGACGTGGTGGCGCAGATGAACGGGGTCAAGAAAAGCTGA
- a CDS encoding periplasmic binding protein/LacI transcriptional regulator (PFAM: periplasmic binding protein/LacI transcriptional regulator~SMART: regulatory protein LacI~KEGG: rle:RL4145 putative LacI family HTH-type transcriptional repressor), whose amino-acid sequence MDDNIPAQAPAGQLPASIGKVTLQGLARELGLSTATISLALRDSPMVAEATRLKVQEVARARGYVANRGAAALRTARTNIVALGLHDIVNPSFTELLAAVEEALTAAGKTVLLGVSQEDVARQTRTLGTLAEYRPDAFLVSPAAYSTVADLKALASTGIAVVQVTREIEGSGFDFAGSDDVTGVALGVAHLVALGHTRIGMLGGFGAISTGRKRLAGYKAGLAAAGLTFDPTLVMEGPGLREEGRRQLARLLALEEPPTAAVSFNDLSAFGALMELQAAGLTVGRDFSLVGYDDIGEAKVWHPGLTSVHTFIPEYGRAAADLALKRIADPSRPVERVEMPPKLVVRATTAPPVPVKRRPL is encoded by the coding sequence ATGGATGACAATATCCCCGCTCAGGCCCCAGCCGGCCAGCTGCCCGCTTCCATCGGCAAGGTGACGCTCCAGGGCCTCGCCCGCGAGCTTGGATTGTCCACTGCCACCATTTCGCTCGCCCTGCGCGACAGCCCCATGGTGGCGGAGGCGACGCGCCTCAAGGTGCAGGAAGTGGCCCGCGCCCGTGGCTATGTGGCCAATCGCGGCGCCGCGGCCCTGCGCACGGCGCGCACCAACATCGTGGCGCTGGGCCTGCACGACATCGTCAACCCCTCCTTCACCGAGCTGCTCGCGGCGGTGGAGGAGGCGCTGACCGCCGCTGGCAAGACCGTGCTGCTCGGGGTCAGCCAGGAGGATGTGGCGCGCCAGACCCGCACCCTGGGGACCCTTGCCGAATATCGCCCCGACGCCTTCCTGGTCTCGCCCGCCGCTTATTCCACGGTCGCGGACCTGAAGGCGCTCGCCTCCACCGGCATCGCCGTGGTGCAGGTGACGCGGGAGATCGAGGGCTCCGGTTTCGATTTCGCCGGCTCGGACGATGTGACCGGGGTGGCGCTGGGCGTCGCCCATCTGGTGGCGCTGGGCCATACCCGCATCGGCATGCTGGGCGGCTTCGGCGCCATCTCCACCGGCCGCAAGCGGCTCGCTGGATATAAGGCGGGTCTCGCCGCCGCCGGCCTCACCTTCGATCCCACCCTGGTGATGGAAGGGCCGGGCCTGCGGGAAGAAGGCCGCCGCCAGCTGGCGCGCCTGCTGGCGCTGGAGGAGCCGCCCACCGCCGCCGTCAGCTTCAACGACCTCTCCGCCTTCGGTGCCCTTATGGAGCTGCAGGCGGCCGGGCTCACGGTGGGCCGCGACTTCTCGCTGGTGGGCTATGACGATATCGGCGAGGCCAAGGTCTGGCATCCGGGGCTGACCTCGGTGCACACCTTCATCCCCGAATATGGCCGGGCCGCCGCCGACCTCGCCCTGAAGCGCATCGCTGATCCGTCGCGCCCGGTGGAACGGGTGGAGATGCCCCCCAAGCTGGTGGTGCGCGCCACCACAGCCCCGCCGGTGCCGGTGAAGCGCCGGCCCCTATGA